From a single Nostoc sp. MS1 genomic region:
- a CDS encoding ABC1 kinase family protein: MGQYQPGQLKRYNPDDIACYYRYRPWLSLGRLFKITWYFATFILGLKWDEWQNQVEQNKGKRASQLRTILTRLGPTFIKVGQALSTRPDLIRKDFLEELIKLQDQLPAFDNAIAYHIIETELGRSISEIYSELSPSPVAAASLGQVYRGRLLSGEEVAVKVQRPHLRPILTLDLYLMRWIAGWLAPWLPLNLGHDLTLIVDEFGTKLFEEIDYLNEGRNAEKFAHNFRDTPEVKVPSIYWRFTSNQVLTLEWINGFKLTDTKSIRAAGLDPEAIIRIGVTSGLQQLLEYGFFHADPHPGNLFAMPDGRMAYIDFGMMDQLEEVTKETLVDAVVHLVNKDYSDLALDFVNLGFLTPDTNIGPIIPALEAVLGNAIGKNVEDFNFKTITDQFSELMYEYPFRVPAKFALIIRSLVTQEGIALSLNPNFKIVEVSHPYVAKRLLTGESPELRRRLLNVLFKDGKFQWQRLENLIAIARTDDNFDVLPTARMGLQFLLSDEGQFLRRQLVLALTEDDRLHTEEVQRLWFLVKDDLQPNRIFNVAIGLLTDLSRESVAAILPKAASFNFFDESSAKN, translated from the coding sequence GTGGGTCAGTATCAACCTGGTCAGCTAAAGCGCTACAATCCCGATGATATCGCTTGTTACTATCGTTATCGTCCCTGGCTAAGTTTGGGGCGGTTGTTCAAAATAACTTGGTACTTTGCGACTTTTATTTTGGGCTTAAAGTGGGATGAATGGCAAAATCAAGTAGAGCAGAATAAGGGGAAACGGGCTAGTCAGTTACGCACTATACTCACCCGTTTAGGTCCAACTTTTATTAAAGTAGGTCAAGCCCTCTCCACCAGACCAGACCTAATTCGCAAAGATTTTCTAGAAGAACTAATTAAACTACAAGACCAATTACCAGCTTTTGATAATGCGATCGCCTATCACATCATCGAAACAGAATTAGGCAGATCCATATCAGAAATATACAGTGAACTTTCGCCGTCGCCGGTGGCGGCTGCTAGTTTGGGTCAAGTCTACCGAGGACGCTTACTTAGTGGTGAAGAAGTCGCAGTCAAGGTACAACGTCCCCATCTGCGCCCTATCCTTACCCTTGACCTTTATTTAATGCGCTGGATAGCTGGTTGGTTAGCACCGTGGCTACCCCTGAATTTAGGTCACGACCTCACTTTGATTGTGGATGAGTTCGGAACCAAATTATTTGAAGAAATTGATTACCTCAACGAAGGGCGCAACGCTGAAAAATTCGCCCACAACTTCCGCGATACTCCAGAAGTAAAAGTACCGAGTATTTACTGGCGGTTTACCAGCAATCAAGTTTTAACTTTAGAGTGGATTAACGGCTTTAAGCTAACAGATACCAAGAGTATTCGCGCTGCTGGCCTAGACCCAGAAGCGATTATCCGTATTGGTGTTACTTCCGGTTTGCAACAGTTATTAGAGTATGGCTTTTTCCACGCCGACCCCCATCCAGGTAATTTATTTGCCATGCCTGATGGTCGCATGGCTTATATCGACTTTGGCATGATGGATCAGTTGGAAGAAGTTACAAAAGAAACTCTGGTAGATGCGGTAGTGCATCTGGTGAATAAAGACTATAGCGATTTAGCTTTAGATTTCGTCAATTTAGGATTTCTCACCCCCGATACAAATATTGGCCCCATCATTCCTGCATTGGAGGCAGTATTAGGAAATGCGATCGGTAAAAATGTCGAGGACTTTAACTTTAAAACCATTACCGACCAGTTCTCCGAACTGATGTATGAGTATCCCTTCCGCGTTCCCGCCAAGTTTGCTTTAATTATTCGTTCCCTAGTGACGCAAGAAGGAATTGCACTGAGTCTCAACCCCAACTTCAAAATTGTGGAAGTGAGTCATCCTTACGTAGCTAAACGCCTACTGACTGGTGAATCTCCCGAATTAAGAAGACGGTTGTTGAATGTGCTGTTCAAAGATGGTAAATTTCAGTGGCAGCGCTTGGAAAATCTGATTGCGATCGCTCGTACCGATGACAATTTTGATGTATTACCTACAGCCAGAATGGGATTGCAATTTCTCCTATCTGATGAAGGTCAATTCTTACGTCGCCAGTTAGTCCTAGCACTTACCGAAGATGACCGCCTGCACACCGAAGAGGTGCAACGCCTGTGGTTTTTGGTGAAGGATGACCTCCAACCAAATCGCATCTTCAATGTAGCGATCGGCTTGTTGACAGATTTATCTAGAGAAAGTGTAGCTGCTATTTTACCAAAAGCCGCATCTTTCAACTTTTTTGATGAATCCTCAGCCAAAAATTAA
- a CDS encoding M1 family metallopeptidase: protein MPHSYSFDQDNNGHKSFELPGARPHYNPDRPGQVEHIFLDLHLDIPNQSYDGTCSIRLLPIRNGIDRLILDAVNLHIQSVFVDEVKQNFDYDGEQLVIQLSEPTQIGKRILIAIAYSVEKPQRGIYFIQPDSHYPKKTVQVWTQGEDEDSRYWFPCFDYPGQLSTSEIRVRVPKPLVAISNGELIDTQEDGKDKIYHWSQQQVHSTYLMTLAVADFAEIRDEWRGKPVTYYVEKGREADGKRSMGKTPRMIEFLSEKYGYPYAFPKYAQVCVSDFIFGGMENTSTTLLTDRCLLDERAALDNRNTESLVVHELAHQWFGDLLVIKHWSHAWVKEGMASYSEVMWTEHEYSAQEAAYYRLQEARSYISEDSGRYRRPMVTHVYRQPIELSDRHTYEKGSCVYHMIRAELGEELFWQAMQTFVQDNAHKTVETIDLLRAIEKATGRNLAFLFDQYVYRGGHPDFKVAYSWDGEAKLAKVTVTQTQVSADKQKDIFDLRIPIGFGYIQTGESATGQIFTVRVHEREQSFYFPLTQKPDFISFDVGNNWLKTVSLEYPIPELKAQLTSDPDPISRIYAATALAKKGGLEATKALAASLKNEPFWGVRVEVAKQLAEIKLDQAFDGLVEGLTDKNPYVRRAVVQALAHIKTRASYKAVKSVVKDGDASYYVEASACEALGAIAAINFDDKSKEEKAIKLLQSVLEERAGWNEIVRSGAINGLAALKTSEAALDLILEYTKLGVPQPLRLSAIRALGKISVGQNLINLERIIERLAELAKESFFLTLMAVVASLGHMETPKAIGVLRSLADQTTDGRVRRFAEEQLTHVQKNIGADKALQQLREEIDQLKQQNQELKSRLESLEAKSQTAIHNS, encoded by the coding sequence ATGCCACACTCTTATTCCTTTGACCAAGATAATAACGGACACAAGTCATTTGAATTACCAGGAGCCAGACCCCACTATAACCCCGATCGCCCTGGACAGGTAGAGCATATTTTTCTCGATTTGCATTTAGATATCCCCAATCAAAGTTACGACGGTACTTGTAGCATCCGTTTGTTACCCATCCGCAACGGCATAGATCGCTTAATTTTGGATGCGGTGAATTTGCACATCCAGTCTGTGTTTGTAGACGAGGTAAAGCAGAACTTTGACTACGATGGCGAACAGCTAGTGATTCAATTATCTGAACCTACGCAAATTGGCAAGCGGATCTTAATTGCGATCGCCTATTCTGTAGAAAAACCCCAACGCGGTATCTACTTTATTCAACCAGACTCACATTACCCCAAGAAAACAGTGCAAGTCTGGACTCAAGGCGAAGATGAAGACTCGCGCTATTGGTTCCCCTGCTTCGACTATCCCGGACAACTTTCTACTTCAGAAATTCGGGTGCGTGTTCCTAAACCCCTGGTGGCAATTTCCAACGGCGAACTCATTGACACCCAAGAAGATGGTAAGGATAAAATCTACCACTGGTCACAACAACAAGTCCACTCCACCTACTTGATGACTCTGGCTGTAGCCGACTTTGCGGAAATTCGGGATGAATGGCGCGGCAAACCAGTCACCTATTATGTAGAAAAGGGACGCGAGGCAGATGGTAAACGCAGCATGGGCAAAACTCCCAGAATGATTGAGTTTTTGAGCGAAAAGTATGGTTATCCCTATGCTTTCCCCAAATACGCCCAAGTTTGCGTTAGTGACTTTATCTTTGGGGGGATGGAAAATACTTCCACCACCTTGTTAACAGACAGATGTTTACTAGATGAACGCGCCGCTTTAGATAACCGCAATACCGAAAGTTTGGTAGTTCACGAACTAGCACATCAATGGTTCGGAGATTTACTCGTCATTAAACATTGGTCGCACGCTTGGGTGAAGGAAGGCATGGCTTCCTATTCTGAGGTGATGTGGACTGAACACGAATACAGTGCCCAAGAAGCAGCCTATTACCGTTTACAGGAAGCGCGTAGTTACATAAGTGAAGATAGCGGTCGCTATCGCCGTCCGATGGTAACTCACGTTTACCGCCAACCAATTGAACTTTCCGATCGCCACACATACGAAAAAGGGTCTTGTGTTTATCACATGATTCGGGCGGAATTGGGAGAGGAATTGTTTTGGCAAGCAATGCAGACTTTTGTCCAAGATAATGCGCATAAAACTGTAGAAACTATAGATTTACTCCGGGCGATTGAAAAGGCGACTGGACGAAATCTGGCTTTCCTGTTCGACCAATACGTTTATCGTGGTGGTCATCCTGATTTTAAAGTGGCTTACTCTTGGGATGGGGAAGCTAAGTTAGCTAAGGTGACAGTTACCCAAACCCAAGTAAGCGCAGATAAGCAGAAAGATATATTCGACCTGAGAATCCCCATCGGTTTCGGTTATATACAGACAGGAGAATCTGCAACAGGGCAAATTTTTACAGTGCGGGTGCATGAAAGGGAACAGAGTTTTTACTTCCCATTAACCCAGAAGCCTGACTTCATCAGCTTTGATGTAGGGAATAATTGGCTAAAAACTGTGTCTTTGGAATATCCTATCCCAGAGTTAAAAGCGCAGTTAACATCTGACCCTGATCCAATTTCACGCATATATGCAGCAACAGCCTTGGCTAAAAAAGGTGGATTAGAAGCAACTAAAGCTTTAGCCGCATCCCTGAAAAATGAACCATTCTGGGGTGTGCGGGTGGAAGTTGCCAAACAATTGGCAGAAATTAAGCTAGACCAAGCTTTTGACGGATTAGTTGAGGGTTTAACTGATAAAAATCCTTATGTGCGCCGGGCGGTTGTGCAAGCATTAGCGCATATTAAAACTCGTGCTAGTTATAAAGCTGTCAAAAGTGTAGTTAAAGATGGTGATGCTAGTTACTACGTAGAAGCGTCTGCTTGTGAGGCTTTAGGTGCGATCGCTGCCATTAATTTCGATGACAAATCTAAAGAAGAAAAAGCAATTAAGCTCCTGCAATCGGTTTTAGAAGAACGAGCAGGTTGGAACGAAATTGTTCGCAGTGGGGCAATTAACGGTTTAGCTGCACTCAAAACCTCAGAAGCGGCGTTAGATTTGATACTTGAATATACCAAACTTGGTGTACCGCAACCATTACGCTTATCTGCAATTCGCGCATTAGGTAAGATTAGCGTTGGTCAAAATCTGATCAACTTAGAACGAATTATTGAACGATTAGCCGAACTGGCCAAAGAAAGCTTCTTTCTAACCCTAATGGCAGTTGTCGCCTCCTTGGGACACATGGAGACACCAAAAGCAATAGGCGTATTGCGATCGCTTGCTGATCAAACAACCGATGGACGTGTGCGTCGTTTCGCAGAGGAACAACTAACTCATGTACAGAAAAACATCGGTGCAGATAAAGCCTTACAGCAATTACGGGAGGAAATTGACCAACTCAAACAACAAAACCAAGAACTCAAAAGCCGCCTGGAAAGCTTAGAGGCTAAATCCCAGACTGCAATTCATAATTCGTAA